One genomic segment of Streptomyces liangshanensis includes these proteins:
- a CDS encoding NADPH:quinone reductase: MRAVVYSEQGSIDVLSLVEREPGEPGPGEVRVRIVRSGVNPSDWKNREGVMGPMSFPEVVPNSDGAGYVDALGEGVDGLAVGDRVWATIASAGRPTGTAQEYTVLPAYRVFPLADGLSFDLGTLGVPAVTAHSALTRSDGGPSRLAPGSLTGRTVLVQGGAGAVGNAAIQLAVWAGAQVVATVSSDTKAALATAAGAHHTVDYTRGDIVDPVRAFAPDGVDIVVEVAPAANFAADLKLVKPRGTIASYSNDGGDDLGVGVTALLWANARVEWVVIPALDPAHLRAAAEDITAAATAGAFRAGEEAGLPLHHFPLDRTAEAHAAAESGTVGKILVDVSDI, from the coding sequence ATGCGCGCTGTTGTCTACTCCGAGCAGGGTTCCATCGACGTCCTCAGCCTCGTCGAGCGCGAGCCGGGCGAGCCCGGTCCGGGTGAGGTGCGGGTCAGGATCGTGCGGTCGGGGGTGAACCCGAGCGACTGGAAGAACCGCGAGGGAGTCATGGGGCCGATGTCGTTCCCCGAGGTCGTACCGAACAGTGACGGCGCCGGCTACGTCGACGCGCTGGGCGAGGGCGTCGACGGCCTCGCCGTCGGGGACCGGGTCTGGGCGACGATCGCGTCGGCCGGCCGGCCGACGGGCACCGCCCAGGAGTACACCGTGCTGCCCGCCTACCGGGTCTTCCCGCTCGCCGACGGTCTCTCCTTCGACCTCGGCACCCTCGGCGTGCCCGCCGTGACCGCCCACAGCGCTCTCACCCGCTCCGACGGCGGACCGTCCCGGCTGGCGCCCGGCTCGCTGACCGGCCGGACCGTGCTCGTCCAGGGTGGCGCGGGAGCGGTCGGCAACGCCGCGATCCAGCTCGCCGTCTGGGCGGGCGCCCAGGTCGTCGCCACCGTCAGCAGCGACACCAAGGCCGCACTCGCCACGGCGGCCGGCGCCCACCACACCGTCGACTACACCCGCGGCGACATCGTCGACCCCGTCCGCGCCTTCGCCCCGGACGGGGTCGACATCGTGGTCGAGGTCGCCCCCGCCGCGAACTTCGCCGCCGACCTGAAGCTCGTCAAGCCCCGCGGCACCATCGCCAGTTACTCCAACGACGGCGGCGACGACCTGGGCGTCGGCGTCACGGCGCTGCTCTGGGCCAACGCCCGCGTCGAATGGGTGGTCATCCCCGCTCTGGACCCCGCTCACCTGCGCGCCGCGGCAGAGGACATCACGGCCGCCGCGACCGCCGGAGCATTCCGCGCCGGCGAGGAAGCCGGCCTACCCCTGCACCACTTCCCACTCGACCGGACCGCCGAGGCACACGCGGCGGCGGAATCCGGCACGGTCGGCAAGATCCTCGTCGACGTCAGCGACATCTGA
- a CDS encoding BlaI/MecI/CopY family transcriptional regulator has product MTSVKAQNCIVFGPLEGEIMDVLWGTPAPLTVREVLGRLNHARETPLAYTTVMTVMNRLSDKSAAVRVKAGRCYSYSAAVSDEAAMAVREVIRDFGVDAVAHFVTEAQNSPDLLDRLRRLMAEGPGS; this is encoded by the coding sequence GTGACGTCCGTCAAAGCGCAGAACTGCATCGTCTTCGGGCCGTTGGAGGGCGAGATCATGGACGTGCTCTGGGGCACGCCCGCGCCGTTGACGGTCCGGGAGGTGCTCGGGCGGCTCAACCACGCCCGCGAGACGCCCCTCGCGTACACGACGGTGATGACGGTGATGAACCGGCTGTCGGACAAAAGCGCGGCCGTGCGGGTCAAGGCCGGCCGCTGCTACAGCTATTCGGCCGCCGTGTCGGACGAGGCGGCGATGGCCGTGCGCGAGGTCATCCGCGACTTCGGGGTGGACGCCGTGGCGCACTTCGTCACCGAGGCGCAGAACTCCCCCGATCTCCTGGACCGCCTGCGGCGGTTGATGGCGGAAGGCCCGGGTTCCTGA
- a CDS encoding histidine kinase, with amino-acid sequence MQWGLTLAVIVCGALTIRPMGVSGQGLLVAALFVLNCAALLARGLPPGRIPPPAVLLWLSLGVLAAAALIGASRSGTGYLFAFFLSGHIGYRLPPRQAVTLALICGLLCGGVLYFQIGPGHHLLPWAVGLTAGVPVVIGMLNRAQHQAVNAALSAAESAERAARAEAQAAVLTERGRIARDVHDVLAHTLAGINMQLELADALLDTGDLEKVRAANDKAHSLVKESLKQAQWTVHALREDSLPLVETLTAMLESSGHRDTLTVSGTPEEVPARATQNLLRIAQESLTNAARHAPGGAVRVELAFAASSTVLTIRNRPATRTVNPGVGSGMGLIGMRERVALLGGTLTAGPVTEGPDEGGWQVEAVIPR; translated from the coding sequence GTGCAGTGGGGCCTGACCCTGGCGGTCATCGTCTGTGGGGCCCTGACGATCCGGCCGATGGGCGTCAGCGGACAGGGGCTGCTGGTCGCGGCCCTCTTCGTACTGAACTGCGCGGCGCTGCTCGCCCGGGGCCTGCCCCCGGGCAGGATCCCGCCGCCCGCCGTCCTCCTCTGGCTCTCGCTGGGCGTCCTCGCCGCCGCCGCGCTGATCGGCGCGAGCCGCAGCGGAACGGGTTACCTCTTCGCCTTCTTCCTCTCCGGTCACATCGGCTACCGGCTGCCGCCCAGACAGGCCGTCACCCTGGCGCTGATCTGCGGCCTGCTCTGCGGCGGCGTCCTGTACTTCCAGATCGGACCCGGTCACCACCTGCTGCCCTGGGCCGTCGGTCTCACCGCCGGCGTGCCCGTCGTGATCGGGATGCTCAACCGCGCCCAGCACCAGGCCGTGAACGCCGCGCTGTCGGCGGCCGAGAGCGCGGAGCGCGCCGCCCGGGCCGAGGCCCAGGCCGCCGTGCTCACCGAACGCGGCCGGATCGCCCGGGACGTGCACGACGTCCTGGCGCACACGCTGGCCGGGATCAACATGCAGCTGGAACTGGCCGACGCGCTGCTCGACACCGGCGACCTGGAGAAGGTCAGGGCGGCGAACGACAAGGCCCACAGCCTCGTCAAGGAGAGCCTGAAGCAGGCGCAGTGGACCGTGCACGCGCTCCGCGAGGACTCGCTGCCGCTGGTGGAGACCCTCACCGCGATGCTCGAGTCGTCCGGCCACCGCGACACCCTGACCGTCTCGGGCACCCCCGAGGAGGTACCGGCCCGGGCGACCCAGAACCTGCTGCGGATCGCCCAGGAGTCCCTGACCAACGCCGCGCGGCACGCTCCGGGCGGTGCGGTACGGGTGGAGCTGGCCTTCGCGGCCTCCTCGACGGTGCTGACGATCCGCAACCGGCCCGCCACCCGTACGGTGAACCCCGGGGTGGGCAGCGGAATGGGGCTGATCGGCATGCGCGAACGCGTCGCCCTGCTGGGCGGCACCCTCACCGCGGGACCGGTCACCGAGGGGCCGGACGAAGGCGGCTGGCAAGTGGAGGCAGTGATCCCGCGATGA
- a CDS encoding CGNR zinc finger domain-containing protein, translated as MAGEEAAAKARGRVPDTARSVVELLNSRPYAPLALPDRLDEGDTARRILEPFGLPGGVTPSPGQLDLVRTVRADLMAIVTAVDAESAERGWQDLTTHSAEVTLRRTFSVNGTRLTRVSGDPLVCGIATTVAGLVGDGSWSRIRVCGSDRCSAVFYDNTRSRTQRWHSYDSCGNRANVAAHRARRSAPGAASDGR; from the coding sequence ATGGCTGGTGAAGAAGCGGCGGCGAAGGCGAGGGGACGGGTGCCCGACACCGCGCGATCGGTTGTCGAACTGCTCAACTCCCGCCCGTACGCTCCCCTCGCCCTTCCCGACCGGCTCGACGAAGGCGACACCGCCCGCCGGATTCTGGAGCCTTTCGGCCTGCCCGGCGGCGTCACCCCCTCCCCCGGGCAGCTCGACCTCGTGCGGACGGTCCGAGCGGACCTCATGGCCATCGTCACCGCGGTGGACGCCGAGAGCGCGGAACGCGGCTGGCAGGACCTCACCACACACAGCGCCGAGGTCACGCTCCGCCGGACGTTCTCCGTCAACGGGACACGGTTGACGCGAGTGAGCGGTGACCCCCTGGTCTGCGGCATCGCCACCACCGTGGCGGGACTCGTCGGCGACGGTTCGTGGTCGCGGATCCGGGTCTGCGGAAGCGACCGGTGCAGCGCCGTGTTCTACGACAACACGCGCAGCAGGACCCAGCGCTGGCACTCGTACGACTCGTGCGGGAACCGAGCCAACGTAGCGGCCCACCGCGCCCGGAGAAGTGCCCCGGGGGCCGCATCCGACGGCCGGTGA
- a CDS encoding MFS transporter, whose translation MAVLGGCFLVVMMDNTILNVALQTLQTDLGASNAELQWALDSYILFYAALMFSAGILADAFGRRRVLLIGLVVFAVASGFAAWSSTPEQLILWRAVMGIGGAVVPPATLAVINDIFPREERGKAIGIWSALGGLSIALGPIIGGFLLNHFWWGSVFLINVPVVVGCAVLLLLILPESRAASKPQLDLPGVLLSIVGIGALIYGVIRGGDTNHWTSPEVLGSIIGGVVLLALFIRFESRAALPALDVKLLRNKAFAAGTASLALSFFALTGGTFLMVFYIQGVRGYSPLELGLILLPVAVGTVVSATQSNGLAAKFGAKATVTAGLLLLALAFTWQAWVKADTALWLFEINLGLSGLGLGLVMGTSTTVTMAVVAPEKAGVGAAVNNTLRQVGAALGVAVLGSVLSVRYRDELGSATDVLPAPVRDAASESLGGTLTVAQRIQESGAAGSAPVKEALPQLLSAAQDSYMSAMHFSFAIAAGALAVAAVVAAVWLPGRTVAGAARTADGPAEPAREEGARAT comes from the coding sequence ATGGCTGTCCTGGGCGGCTGCTTCCTCGTCGTGATGATGGACAACACCATCCTCAACGTCGCGCTCCAGACGCTCCAGACCGATCTGGGGGCGTCCAACGCGGAACTCCAGTGGGCACTCGACTCGTACATCCTCTTCTACGCGGCGCTGATGTTCTCCGCCGGCATCCTGGCCGACGCCTTCGGCCGCCGCCGCGTCCTGCTGATCGGCCTGGTCGTCTTCGCGGTGGCGTCGGGCTTCGCCGCCTGGTCCAGCACGCCGGAACAGCTCATCCTCTGGCGGGCCGTCATGGGGATCGGCGGCGCGGTCGTGCCGCCCGCGACGCTCGCGGTCATCAACGACATCTTCCCGCGCGAGGAGCGCGGCAAGGCGATCGGCATCTGGTCCGCGCTCGGCGGGCTGTCCATCGCGCTGGGCCCGATCATCGGCGGCTTCCTCCTCAACCACTTCTGGTGGGGTTCCGTCTTCCTGATCAACGTGCCCGTCGTGGTGGGCTGCGCGGTGCTGCTCCTGTTGATCCTCCCCGAGTCCCGGGCGGCCTCGAAGCCTCAACTCGACCTTCCTGGCGTCCTGTTGTCGATCGTCGGCATCGGCGCGCTGATCTACGGCGTGATCCGCGGCGGCGACACCAACCACTGGACGAGCCCCGAGGTCCTCGGCTCCATCATCGGCGGCGTGGTGCTGCTCGCCCTGTTCATCCGCTTCGAGTCCCGCGCCGCGCTGCCCGCGCTCGACGTCAAGCTCCTGCGCAACAAGGCCTTCGCGGCCGGGACCGCCTCGCTGGCCCTGTCCTTCTTCGCCCTCACCGGCGGCACGTTCCTGATGGTGTTCTACATCCAGGGCGTGCGCGGCTACAGCCCCCTGGAGCTGGGCCTCATCCTCCTCCCGGTCGCGGTCGGCACGGTGGTCTCGGCCACCCAGAGCAACGGCCTGGCCGCGAAGTTCGGCGCCAAGGCAACGGTGACCGCCGGACTGCTCCTGCTCGCGCTGGCCTTCACCTGGCAGGCGTGGGTCAAGGCCGACACCGCGCTGTGGCTGTTCGAGATCAACCTCGGGCTGTCCGGCCTGGGGCTCGGACTGGTGATGGGCACCTCGACGACGGTCACGATGGCGGTGGTCGCGCCGGAGAAGGCCGGCGTCGGCGCGGCGGTCAACAACACACTGCGCCAGGTCGGCGCCGCGCTCGGGGTGGCCGTCCTCGGCTCGGTGCTCTCGGTGCGCTACCGCGACGAGCTGGGCAGCGCGACCGACGTCCTGCCGGCTCCCGTACGGGACGCCGCGTCCGAGTCGCTGGGCGGCACGCTCACCGTGGCCCAGCGGATCCAGGAGAGCGGTGCGGCCGGGTCGGCCCCGGTCAAGGAGGCGCTGCCCCAACTCCTGAGTGCTGCACAGGACTCGTACATGTCCGCGATGCACTTCTCCTTCGCGATCGCCGCGGGGGCGCTCGCCGTGGCCGCCGTGGTGGCCGCGGTCTGGCTGCCCGGCCGTACCGTCGCGGGAGCGGCCCGGACGGCGGACGGCCCCGCCGAGCCGGCCCGCGAGGAAGGCGCCCGGGCCACCTGA
- a CDS encoding response regulator has protein sequence MVVADDQAAVREPLAAVLGLAEDIDVVAAAADGNGVLDAVAAGPVDVVLMDLRMPVLDGIETTRRLSDEHPGVAVVVLTTFADDDSILAALGAGARGYLTKNAGRQDIVRAIRAAAAGQSVLDREVQDRLLATVRARPTASAQPLPADLTPREREVLTLIGQGLPNRAIAEKLFVSEATVKTHINNLFAKADIRDRPDAVRRAIAAGLA, from the coding sequence GTGGTCGTCGCCGACGACCAGGCCGCCGTCCGCGAACCGCTCGCCGCGGTGCTGGGCCTGGCCGAGGACATCGACGTCGTCGCGGCGGCCGCGGACGGCAACGGCGTCCTGGACGCGGTCGCCGCCGGTCCGGTGGACGTCGTGCTGATGGACCTGCGCATGCCCGTCCTCGACGGGATCGAGACCACCCGCAGGCTGAGCGACGAACACCCCGGGGTCGCGGTCGTCGTGCTCACCACGTTCGCCGACGACGACTCGATCCTGGCCGCCCTCGGCGCGGGCGCCCGCGGCTATCTGACGAAGAACGCCGGACGCCAGGACATCGTCCGCGCGATCCGTGCCGCCGCCGCGGGCCAGTCCGTCCTGGACCGCGAGGTCCAGGACCGGCTGCTGGCCACCGTCCGCGCCAGGCCGACGGCGTCCGCACAGCCCCTGCCCGCGGACCTCACCCCCCGCGAACGCGAGGTGCTCACCCTGATCGGCCAGGGCCTGCCCAACCGCGCGATCGCCGAGAAGCTCTTCGTGAGCGAGGCGACCGTCAAGACCCACATCAACAACCTCTTCGCCAAGGCCGACATCCGCGACCGCCCCGACGCGGTACGCCGAGCCATCGCCGCCGGCCTGGCCTGA
- a CDS encoding Gfo/Idh/MocA family protein, which translates to MTTHLRVGVLGAAAVAPNALVRPARQTPGVTVTAVAARDQARAEKFARKHGIPVVHSGYEELLADPEVDAVYVPLPNGLHAQWTLKALEAGKHVLCEKPFTANRAEAERVADAADAAFERDGLVVMEAFHYRHHPLAARMREIVESGEIGELRHVEAQVCFPLPLFSDIRYDYALAGGATMDAGCYAVHVARLLGGDTPAVTDARMLTLRTDPRVDRAMTAGLAFPGGATGRVRASMWSRRVLSIRARAIGTAGELNVINFVMPQVYHRLTVHGPGGEGRRFLRRERVARNVSSYACQLSAFTAAIVDGGPVITSPRDAVVTMGVLDDIYRAAGVPLRGEPTDG; encoded by the coding sequence ATGACTACCCACCTCCGCGTCGGCGTGCTCGGAGCCGCCGCCGTCGCGCCGAACGCGCTCGTCCGACCCGCACGGCAGACCCCGGGCGTCACGGTGACCGCTGTCGCGGCGCGGGATCAGGCCCGCGCCGAGAAGTTCGCCCGGAAGCACGGCATTCCTGTCGTCCATTCCGGTTACGAGGAACTGCTCGCCGATCCGGAAGTGGACGCGGTCTACGTGCCACTGCCCAACGGTCTCCACGCACAGTGGACCTTGAAGGCTCTCGAAGCCGGCAAACACGTCCTGTGCGAGAAGCCGTTCACCGCCAACCGCGCCGAGGCCGAACGCGTCGCTGACGCCGCCGACGCCGCGTTCGAGCGCGACGGCCTGGTCGTGATGGAAGCCTTTCACTACCGCCACCACCCCCTTGCCGCACGCATGCGGGAGATCGTGGAGAGCGGCGAGATAGGCGAGTTGCGTCACGTTGAGGCTCAAGTGTGCTTTCCTCTGCCGCTGTTCAGCGACATTCGCTACGACTACGCGCTGGCCGGTGGCGCGACCATGGACGCGGGATGCTACGCGGTCCACGTGGCGCGGCTGCTGGGCGGGGACACCCCCGCGGTGACCGACGCCCGGATGCTCACACTGCGCACGGACCCGCGCGTGGACCGCGCGATGACCGCCGGCCTTGCCTTCCCAGGTGGAGCCACCGGGCGGGTTCGTGCCTCCATGTGGTCACGTCGGGTTCTGTCGATCCGGGCGAGGGCGATCGGAACGGCGGGCGAACTGAACGTGATCAACTTCGTGATGCCCCAGGTCTATCACCGCCTCACCGTGCACGGACCAGGCGGCGAGGGCCGACGCTTCCTGCGCCGGGAGCGCGTCGCTCGGAATGTGTCGAGCTACGCGTGCCAACTCTCGGCGTTCACCGCGGCGATCGTGGACGGCGGACCGGTCATCACATCGCCGAGGGACGCTGTGGTGACGATGGGAGTTCTGGACGACATCTACCGCGCCGCGGGAGTGCCGCTACGCGGGGAGCCCACGGACGGTTGA
- a CDS encoding amidohydrolase, producing MLSSYDAGRRRLLRAFGLTAVAGPAAMRAADPVLGASFGYDEQIGVHSAAYEAPAGLAADSEAKATALAWIGVHSADIQQLSDEIWTHAELSLQEWNSSLAVADFLQRNGFSVRWGAGGFPAAFVATYGSGGPVIGFNAEYDALPGLSQKAGEGSHSPLVYRYDAYGPTYGPGHGDGHNNLGAGSAAAAVAVSKAIAAQGLRATVRVFGTTGEEQLVGKAYMVKDGVYDGLDAFMDWHPFPFTTAFWNTTSALASATFTFLGASGHGANPLGNKSGLDGATMMATMSEFLREKNVAPSGRFHYAIVNGGGAPNVTPDMCSIWYFIREGSPARVQTLYDKIVECAKGAAAASQTTLVHKFHSGTWNALGNKAGAELMNDNMQKIGPPAFTDADHALARRLQKSLGKPEAGMPTTIIPLTPPPPGYGGGPSTDTADVSWHTPALSALVATIPIGLPNHNWAVTATAAHHIGHQGTLSAARYLAASAIDLITQPDTLAAIQDEFTQRTAGVEWKSMIPDGTQPPLYEPPADFLARTGQHWPPPGVVWPVPEVVAREQLGTTGPALPPVT from the coding sequence GTGCTCAGCAGTTACGACGCGGGACGACGGCGGTTGTTACGGGCGTTCGGCCTGACCGCGGTGGCGGGGCCGGCGGCGATGAGGGCGGCCGATCCCGTCCTGGGGGCCTCGTTCGGCTACGACGAGCAGATCGGCGTGCATTCCGCCGCGTACGAGGCGCCGGCGGGGCTCGCGGCGGACAGCGAGGCCAAGGCGACCGCCCTCGCGTGGATCGGTGTGCACAGCGCCGACATCCAGCAGCTCAGCGACGAGATATGGACGCACGCGGAGCTTTCGCTCCAGGAGTGGAACTCGTCGCTGGCCGTCGCGGACTTCCTCCAGCGGAACGGCTTCTCGGTGCGATGGGGCGCGGGAGGGTTCCCCGCCGCGTTCGTGGCCACGTACGGCTCCGGCGGCCCGGTGATCGGTTTCAACGCCGAGTACGACGCCCTGCCGGGCCTCTCGCAGAAGGCCGGCGAGGGGTCCCACTCCCCGCTCGTCTACCGGTACGACGCCTACGGGCCCACCTACGGTCCGGGACACGGGGACGGCCACAACAACCTCGGCGCGGGCTCCGCGGCCGCGGCGGTCGCGGTGAGCAAGGCGATCGCGGCCCAGGGCCTCAGGGCGACGGTGCGGGTCTTCGGAACCACGGGTGAGGAACAGCTCGTGGGCAAGGCCTACATGGTCAAGGACGGGGTGTACGACGGGCTCGACGCCTTCATGGACTGGCACCCGTTCCCCTTCACCACGGCGTTCTGGAACACGACCAGCGCCCTCGCCTCGGCGACCTTCACCTTCCTGGGGGCTTCCGGGCACGGGGCGAACCCGCTCGGGAACAAGAGCGGACTCGACGGCGCCACCATGATGGCGACGATGTCGGAGTTCCTGAGGGAGAAGAACGTCGCGCCGTCGGGGCGGTTCCACTACGCCATCGTCAACGGCGGCGGCGCTCCCAACGTGACACCCGACATGTGCTCGATCTGGTACTTCATCAGGGAGGGCAGCCCCGCCCGGGTGCAGACCCTCTACGACAAGATCGTGGAGTGCGCCAAGGGCGCCGCCGCGGCCAGCCAGACCACGCTGGTGCACAAGTTCCACTCCGGGACCTGGAACGCGCTCGGCAACAAGGCCGGGGCGGAGCTGATGAACGACAACATGCAGAAGATCGGGCCGCCGGCCTTCACCGACGCGGACCACGCGCTGGCCAGGCGGTTGCAGAAGTCGCTCGGCAAGCCGGAGGCCGGGATGCCGACCACGATCATCCCGCTCACCCCGCCCCCTCCCGGGTACGGCGGCGGCCCTTCCACGGACACGGCGGACGTCAGCTGGCACACCCCGGCCCTCAGCGCCCTCGTGGCCACCATCCCCATCGGCCTGCCCAACCACAACTGGGCCGTGACGGCCACGGCGGCCCACCACATCGGCCACCAGGGCACGCTGTCGGCCGCGCGCTACCTGGCGGCCTCGGCGATCGACCTCATCACCCAGCCCGACACGCTCGCCGCGATCCAGGACGAGTTCACGCAGCGGACCGCCGGGGTCGAGTGGAAGAGCATGATCCCCGACGGCACCCAGCCGCCGCTGTACGAACCCCCCGCGGACTTCCTCGCGCGCACCGGCCAGCACTGGCCGCCGCCCGGAGTCGTCTGGCCCGTGCCCGAAGTGGTGGCGCGCGAGCAGCTCGGCACCACAGGGCCCGCCCTGCCGCCGGTCACCTGA
- a CDS encoding winged helix-turn-helix domain-containing protein, which yields MQDVQVVRWPTELTKLAGLRREGIPCVLLVAPGVSVPELKGAGEDWIRLPVDPLELKARISSLRAKVGHFPQPLVDEDGILRFGSTLTPLTATETVVVRFLVERLSKVAGRQELAARLSSANRSASRNALDLHIMRLRRKLLAVGLSLETIHGRGYLLNRIDA from the coding sequence ATGCAGGACGTGCAGGTTGTCCGCTGGCCGACCGAGCTGACGAAGCTGGCCGGCCTGCGACGTGAGGGAATTCCCTGTGTTCTTCTGGTCGCCCCCGGTGTCTCCGTTCCCGAGTTGAAGGGGGCGGGAGAGGACTGGATCCGGCTGCCCGTCGACCCGCTGGAACTGAAGGCACGGATATCGTCCCTGCGGGCCAAGGTCGGTCACTTTCCGCAGCCTTTGGTGGACGAGGACGGAATACTGCGGTTCGGCAGCACCCTCACCCCCTTGACCGCCACGGAGACCGTCGTGGTGCGTTTCCTCGTGGAGCGGTTGTCCAAGGTGGCCGGCCGTCAGGAACTGGCGGCCAGGCTCTCCTCGGCGAATCGCTCGGCCAGCAGGAACGCGTTAGATCTGCACATCATGCGGCTCAGGCGCAAACTCCTGGCCGTCGGGCTCTCGCTGGAAACGATTCACGGCCGCGGTTATCTGCTGAACCGGATCGACGCCTGA
- a CDS encoding cytochrome P450 family protein — MTPTMPMDPPEAGEGAVVHIDAAFKAAAPRRYAELREIGPIHRAKLSSGLDGWLVVDYHLARQALTHPALLKDPSPAADALASVGYVLNQPGVGLGGQMLEADGQEHTRLRKLVSASFTPRRAADLGPRIRTIADDLVDHLAADNSADLVESFTAPLPVTVIAELLGVPEEDRHEFRRWSSDALNLSADNRSALAGLHGLLARLVADKRTHPQDDLISGLVTVHDDEEGHLSEAELIGTCLLLIVAGHETTVNFLGNSVLALLRHPEQARLLRGTPGLLPGAVEELLRYDTSVETATHRYAARDLELGGRILPRGSVVVVALSSASRDAPMGEGEDSGVLDVSRPAARHMSFGHGIHHCLGAPLARLEATTALDVLLRRVPDLELAVGPEEIDWIPAGMMRGPIALPVRYGAVEPRD; from the coding sequence ATGACCCCCACGATGCCGATGGATCCGCCGGAAGCCGGCGAAGGCGCCGTTGTGCACATCGACGCGGCATTCAAGGCCGCCGCGCCCCGGCGCTACGCCGAACTGCGCGAGATCGGACCGATACACCGCGCGAAATTGTCGTCGGGTCTCGACGGGTGGCTCGTGGTCGACTACCACCTGGCACGTCAGGCCCTGACCCACCCCGCACTCCTGAAGGATCCTTCCCCGGCGGCCGACGCACTGGCGTCTGTCGGATACGTCCTCAACCAGCCCGGGGTGGGCCTCGGAGGCCAGATGCTGGAGGCCGACGGGCAGGAGCACACCCGGCTGCGCAAGCTCGTCTCCGCGTCCTTCACCCCACGCCGAGCGGCGGACCTGGGACCGCGTATCCGGACCATCGCCGACGACCTCGTCGACCACCTGGCCGCGGACAACAGCGCCGATCTCGTCGAGTCCTTCACCGCCCCGCTCCCCGTGACCGTCATCGCCGAGCTGCTGGGCGTACCGGAGGAGGACCGCCACGAGTTCCGCCGCTGGTCCAGCGACGCCCTCAACCTGTCGGCCGACAACCGCTCGGCCCTGGCCGGGCTTCACGGGCTGTTGGCTCGTCTCGTCGCGGACAAGCGGACACATCCCCAGGACGACCTCATCTCCGGGCTGGTGACGGTTCACGACGACGAGGAAGGGCATTTGAGCGAAGCCGAACTCATCGGCACCTGTCTGCTACTGATCGTCGCCGGGCACGAAACCACGGTGAACTTCCTGGGCAACTCCGTTCTCGCCCTGCTGCGCCATCCGGAACAGGCGCGGCTACTGCGTGGCACGCCGGGCCTGCTTCCGGGCGCGGTGGAGGAGCTGCTGCGCTACGACACCTCGGTCGAGACCGCGACCCATCGCTACGCCGCGCGGGATCTTGAGTTGGGGGGCAGGATTCTCCCCCGTGGGAGCGTGGTGGTCGTCGCGCTGTCGTCCGCCAGCCGTGACGCGCCCATGGGTGAGGGCGAGGACTCCGGAGTGCTGGACGTGTCACGACCGGCGGCCCGTCACATGTCGTTCGGTCACGGCATTCACCACTGCCTCGGGGCGCCGCTGGCACGGCTGGAGGCGACCACCGCGCTGGACGTGCTGCTGCGACGCGTACCCGACCTGGAACTGGCAGTCGGTCCCGAGGAGATCGACTGGATCCCCGCCGGCATGATGCGCGGCCCGATCGCCCTCCCGGTCCGTTACGGCGCGGTCGAGCCGCGCGACTGA